From Desulfobaccales bacterium, the proteins below share one genomic window:
- the fusA gene encoding elongation factor G encodes MPRTTPLSRVRNIGFMAHIDAGKTTTTERVLFYTGVTHRLGEVHDGQATMDWMVQEQERGITITSAATTCFWRDHRINIIDTPGHVDFTIEVERSLRVLDGVVAVFDAVAGVEPQSETVWRQADRYGVPRLAFINKMDRVGADFRRCLKMMVERLNAKPVLLQLPLGEEAAFKGVVDLITQKAYVFDEASLGLKVEVSDIPAALAAEAKEWRNRLLEALAEYDDELMEAYLSDEPVSEAKIKEVLRRATVELHLVPVLLGSAFKNKGVQPLLDAVVDYLPSPLDKPPVKGLNPKGEVAERLPGDDEPLAALAFKLLSDPYVGQLTFLRIYSGVLTSGSAVLNATKGVKERIGRLLKMHANKREEIDAAYAGDIVAAVGLKNTTTGDTLCDERRPITLEALYIPQPVIDIAIEPKTKADQDKLGLALAKIAAEDPSFRVKTDPDTGETLISGMGELHLEIIVDRLTREFKVDARVGRPQVSYRETVTEFARAEGRFVRQSGGRGQYGHVWLEVEPLPAGSDVVFENKIVGGVIPKEFIPAVEKGVREAAATGVLGYPMVDIVVRLVDGSYHEVDSSERAFQIAGSMAFKEAALKARPVLLEPIMALEVVTPEEFVGEVMGELNARRGRITGMESRGNTQVISAMVPLATMFGYATVLRSATQGRATFTMQFDHYEPVSANLAEEILGRRQAHA; translated from the coding sequence GTGCCCAGAACCACCCCACTTAGCCGGGTCAGGAACATCGGTTTCATGGCCCATATCGACGCCGGGAAGACCACCACCACGGAGCGGGTCCTCTTTTACACCGGAGTGACCCACCGTCTGGGAGAGGTGCACGACGGCCAGGCCACCATGGACTGGATGGTCCAGGAGCAGGAGCGGGGCATCACCATCACCTCCGCCGCCACCACCTGCTTCTGGCGGGACCATCGCATCAACATCATCGACACGCCGGGCCACGTGGACTTCACCATCGAGGTGGAGCGCTCCTTGCGCGTCCTGGACGGGGTGGTGGCGGTCTTTGACGCCGTGGCCGGCGTGGAGCCCCAATCCGAAACCGTCTGGCGCCAGGCGGACCGCTACGGCGTGCCGCGGCTTGCCTTCATCAACAAGATGGACCGGGTGGGGGCCGATTTCCGCCGCTGCCTGAAGATGATGGTGGAGCGCCTCAACGCCAAGCCGGTGCTCCTGCAGCTTCCCCTGGGCGAGGAGGCGGCCTTCAAAGGGGTGGTGGACCTCATCACCCAGAAGGCCTACGTCTTCGATGAGGCCAGCCTGGGACTCAAGGTGGAGGTGAGCGACATTCCCGCCGCCCTGGCCGCCGAGGCCAAGGAATGGCGCAACCGGTTGCTGGAGGCCCTGGCGGAGTACGACGACGAGCTCATGGAGGCGTATCTCTCCGATGAGCCGGTCTCCGAGGCCAAAATCAAGGAGGTGTTGCGCCGGGCCACCGTGGAGCTGCACCTGGTGCCGGTGCTTTTGGGTTCCGCCTTCAAAAACAAAGGCGTGCAGCCGCTCCTGGATGCGGTGGTGGACTACCTCCCCTCGCCCCTGGACAAGCCCCCGGTCAAGGGCCTCAATCCCAAAGGCGAGGTGGCGGAGCGTCTGCCTGGGGACGATGAGCCCTTGGCGGCCCTGGCCTTCAAGCTCCTCTCCGACCCCTATGTGGGCCAGCTCACCTTCCTGCGCATCTATTCCGGGGTGCTCACCTCGGGCAGTGCGGTGCTGAACGCCACCAAGGGGGTGAAGGAGCGCATCGGCCGGCTCTTGAAGATGCACGCCAACAAGCGGGAGGAGATCGACGCGGCTTACGCCGGGGACATTGTGGCCGCGGTGGGCCTCAAGAACACCACCACCGGCGACACCCTGTGCGACGAGCGGCGGCCCATCACCCTGGAGGCCCTCTACATCCCCCAGCCGGTGATCGACATCGCCATCGAGCCCAAGACCAAGGCGGACCAGGATAAATTGGGGCTGGCCTTGGCCAAGATCGCCGCCGAGGACCCCTCCTTTAGGGTGAAGACCGACCCGGACACCGGCGAGACCCTGATCTCCGGCATGGGCGAGCTGCACCTGGAGATCATCGTGGACCGCCTCACCCGAGAGTTCAAGGTGGATGCCCGGGTGGGCCGCCCCCAGGTCTCCTACCGGGAAACGGTCACCGAGTTTGCCCGGGCCGAAGGCCGCTTCGTGCGCCAAAGCGGCGGCCGGGGCCAGTACGGGCATGTCTGGCTGGAGGTGGAGCCTCTGCCCGCGGGGAGCGACGTGGTCTTCGAAAACAAGATCGTGGGCGGCGTCATCCCCAAGGAGTTCATCCCGGCGGTGGAAAAGGGTGTCAGGGAGGCGGCGGCCACCGGCGTTTTGGGCTATCCCATGGTGGATATTGTGGTGCGCCTGGTGGACGGCTCCTACCACGAAGTGGACTCCTCGGAGCGGGCCTTCCAGATCGCCGGCTCCATGGCCTTCAAGGAGGCGGCGCTGAAAGCCCGGCCGGTGCTCCTGGAGCCCATCATGGCCCTGGAGGTGGTGACCCCGGAGGAGTTCGTGGGCGAGGTCATGGGTGAGCTCAACGCCCGCCGGGGCCGCATCACCGGCATGGAGAGCCGGGGCAACACCCAGGTGATCTCCGCCATGGTGCCCCTGGCCACCATGTTCGGCTACGCCACGGTGCTGAGGAGCGCCACCCAGGGCCGGGCCACCTTCACCATGCAGTTTGATCATTACGAGCCGGTTTCTGCAAACCTGGCGGAAGAGATATTGGGACGGCGCCAGGCCCACGCCTGA
- the rpsG gene encoding 30S ribosomal protein S7, which yields MPRKGGVVKRPIPPDLKYNDPLVSRFINGLMRRGKKSVAQRIFYNALDIMAQRTKEDPLKLFHQAMDNVKPLIEVKSRRVGGATYQVPVEVRQDRRISLAIRWLISYAKARGEKSMEAKLAGEFLDAAQNKGGAIKKREDTHKMAEANKAFAHYRW from the coding sequence ATGCCGAGAAAAGGCGGAGTGGTCAAACGACCCATCCCCCCAGACCTGAAATACAATGATCCGCTGGTGAGCCGCTTCATCAACGGCCTCATGCGGCGGGGCAAGAAGTCCGTGGCCCAGCGCATTTTTTACAATGCCCTGGACATCATGGCCCAGCGCACCAAGGAAGACCCCTTGAAGCTCTTCCACCAAGCCATGGACAACGTCAAGCCCTTGATCGAGGTGAAGTCCCGGCGGGTGGGCGGCGCCACCTATCAGGTGCCGGTGGAGGTCCGTCAGGACCGGCGCATCTCCCTGGCCATCCGCTGGCTCATCAGCTACGCCAAGGCCCGGGGGGAGAAATCCATGGAGGCCAAACTGGCCGGAGAATTTTTAGACGCGGCCCAAAACAAGGGCGGCGCCATCAAAAAACGGGAAGATACGCATAAGATGGCCGAGGCCAACAAGGCCTTCGCCCACTATCGCTGGTAA
- the rpsL gene encoding 30S ribosomal protein S12: MPTINQLVRKGRQKIKSRTASPALQSCPQKRGVCVRVYTTTPKKPNSALRKVARVRLTNGIEVTTYIPGVGHNLQEHSVVLIRGGRVKDLPGVRYHVIRGTLDASGVQDRRRGRSKYGAKRPK; this comes from the coding sequence ATGCCGACCATCAACCAACTGGTCCGCAAGGGCCGCCAGAAAATCAAGAGCCGCACGGCCTCCCCGGCCCTGCAGAGCTGCCCCCAGAAGCGGGGGGTGTGTGTCCGGGTCTATACCACCACGCCCAAAAAGCCCAATTCGGCTTTGCGCAAGGTGGCCCGGGTGCGCCTCACCAACGGCATTGAGGTGACCACCTACATTCCGGGGGTGGGGCACAACCTGCAGGAGCACTCGGTGGTGCTTATCCGGGGCGGCCGGGTCAAGGACCTGCCCGGGGTGCGCTACCACGTCATCCGGGGCACCCTGGACGCCTCCGGGGTCCAGGACCGCCGCCGGGGCCGGTCCAAATACGGGGCCAAGCGGCCCAAGTGA